GGAGAACAAGAAAAGAAACGATTCGTGAtcccattatcattcttaaacaAATCATCTTTTCAGAACTTGTTAAGTCAAGCCGAGGAAGAATATGGTTTTCATCATCTAAATGGTGGACTTACAATACCATGCAGAGAGGATATTTTTCTTGATCTCACTTCTCGCTTAGGGGGGTTATGAGTCAGGCCTTTTCTAGTTTCTACTGACTCCAACATGTACAGAATTGATCATCACATATTTTTGTAGACATTTTTTCATTGCTTTATTGCCCTAAAGTAATGACTCGGGTTGGCTGTACTTTCTTTTATATAAGAAATTTTTTTATTGAAATTTTCAGCAACTTGATCTCTAAGAAATTTTTTGCCCTGAAGTAATAACTAGGGTTTCTCTGTAAGAATTTTTCCAGTTGAAACATTCAGCAAAATCTATAAGAAAGTCCCATTTGCAGAGATATGAAATGTGGAAAATAAAGTTTTACGCAGTTGTTTAAAGTTCATTAGTGATATAGAGTAGAGGTAACAAAGAACTGAGCAACCAATGTTAGGATTTTGATAAAACTTCAAATTTTCCAACAAGTCCTAAAATATTTTTTACTTGCAAATTTCAAGCAATGTTGATTCTTTTACACATCAGTGAAACGATCATCCCCGCATGGAAATATCTCTTCAAATACGAAAATCCTTGCAATAAAGAAGGCCTTTTCTTCTGCAGTAAGAATTTTCATGCCTAAGATCAAAATGGCTACTGCAGCAGAGATTTTCAGATTTCTGTATGATAACttttacataattataatgaATTTTGTTTCAAATGTCTAAGCATTTACTATGTCTATTTTCACGATTTGAAGGAACTTAAACTACAAGTCACACTGACAAATTTTTCCACAGTCCACGGGATTGTAAGACATCCAATAGGATGATCGTAGCCAAACTCTTTTTCAGCCCCCCTTAATAACTCTTGAAATGAACGATGCTTTAAATATGATAATGGAACTATGAATGTCTTCCTTACAGTTTCTCCGACATAAACAGCAAAACTCTTAACTAATTCCAAAATGTGAACAATATTTCTATAAACAAATGTCTTGTCTTGGGAAGAAAGTACAAGTGTACCTAAAACTAATTCCAAAATGTGAACAATATTTCTATGTTATCCACATCGTTAATTTACAGAACAGAAGTTATAAAAACATCTTGATAATCACCGTAAAAAAGGAACTGTTAATTAGTTACATACATAGTTGTTTACAATGCTAAAGTTGATGTTCCGATACTTGATACTGTGAAAAGAACTCTGAACTAGTTAGAATTTAAAACCTAGGTTTCTCAGTCAGGTACTCATGAATTTTGCATAGTTTATAGAGATTTATAGTTTAGATAAAGAACTAAACCAACTGGAATCAGTAATAGGAGAGTTCTGGTCTTCCATTTCGTAATAGACAAACATTCAAATTGTACTTTGTTTGAAGTAATCTTATACACAagttttaaataaaaaaatttagttAGGGGTCCTGATCCCCGGCAAGTGTTTGATATAGCAGACTTACCATGTGTATTAAGCGTGGTAAGACATGTTAAGTGTTTTTTTTGTGAATCCAAGATAAGTCACACTTACCGGACAAGGATGTTTAGTGTATTTTGTCTTACTACGCTAAATATTGTCTTACTGCGCTAAATACCACAATAAGTTCGCTACAGAAAACGTTTGTTCTAGATTTTTTGCCTTTAATTATTCACATGTGTTTATCCGCAAATTTAATGTCCTGTTAATAATCAAATATTACTTTTTATGTCTTTGTACCCTCATACTGATGTGAAATATTTGTAATGTTTAAAAACTGCTTTTAAGTTTTATCCGATTTATACAATTTTAGTTTTATCTATGCAATAAGTTTTGCATACAGCAACAAGTAGCCGATCTTCTTTCTCAGTTAAGAGAGTACTTTAGCAATACCATAAGATAAGAGAAACAAGAATTGCTTTGTCAAGACTTGTCACTGTTGCAAAATGAACTAAAAATATTCAGCTATCAACGCGAATATAACCAAGTTGATTACCAGTTGTTAGAATTATATATGTAACCGCCTTTGATGACCAACTCATCAGAAGCCCTACATAATTTCTTATGTTGTTTTTAGGAGGCAGAACCATGTGTAACAAAATTCCAATGTATCTTCTTAAATTGACTGTTTCAATACCCTCTCCACATTAGCAGTTGGATGCATATTGCCCCAGTAATTACATAAATAGATGTCTACGTCGTATATTTTCATATCTTATATGTCTGAAACATGTTCCTGAACAGTCTTAATAAGCAGCAAATCAACCACAGAATACAGATACGGATTTTGAATATAGAGATCCAACAGTATTTTTATTTACATCTGCTTTTTCATTTCAGTCTAATGGCTATAAATCCCCATATTATCTTCTCGATGCTGAGTTGCAAAACAGAGCCATGTGCAGTCCATGAAC
This genomic stretch from Apium graveolens cultivar Ventura unplaced genomic scaffold, ASM990537v1 ctg8851, whole genome shotgun sequence harbors:
- the LOC141705379 gene encoding auxin-induced protein 6B-like, producing the protein MAIRMPLINQAKQMLRRSSLTARHTSSTMSDVPKGYFAVYVGEQEKKRFVIPLSFLNKSSFQNLLSQAEEEYGFHHLNGGLTIPCREDIFLDLTSRLGGL